One stretch of Roseimicrobium sp. ORNL1 DNA includes these proteins:
- a CDS encoding FtsK/SpoIIIE domain-containing protein has product MTDMRTSRGMQLLETLEKTVAEFAKREDELTKDLRARQQAVERRLHEASGHTESQLAAQVGETEAALQAQQERIEAKYASRRARVERTQKNRVRNLPRRARQTRDRWMSELQMQRFHLERQLSSELNALEHGMGNPAQNVPAFTERQDQARRQAATLFGGYGGFLRRLRRKSPRAGEPVPQDPDVIHQMLVDAGGHLDVAEQELPAFQALGLPKLFATVPLWMIFIVSLIIGAAIIYVPGASQTSITIAAIAAAAIFLVFWILHLMGGSQGGTSAKRIAGSLVEARRLLDHVAAGSDKLREDLRKRYQGAIDEANAHIQEQSQHADSVQKDFEQREKARIEMQYPRALGRIDAVRAARVGAISSQRPSQVQAFHAQAESQMAQARERHATESSAYTTHEQTTWETLQSDWEARITPLHQEIVRMNETADAEFPAWSQVTADTWQPPRNFTSFSRFGSLEVDLAKRVSIPKDPRLALPAGTKYTLPLSLSMPDEASVLFEGGISGEPEVVGTLNNIILRLLAKTPPGKVAFTIIDPVGLGQNFAGLMHLSDYEEGIINRRIWTQRDQIEERLAELGEHIEKVIQMYLRNEYATITEYNEQAGSVAEKYHFLIVADFPSNFSEIAARRLQSIATSGPRCGVYTLIHWDQRQPLPDGFSPDELQQSSIRLIKQKDRFTLGYPQAKTATTLTLDAPPPAEEAAALAHRIGKASIDSNRVEVPFEQITPAPDEFWTGDTTNELRIAIGRTGATKLQYLSIGKGTRQHALFAGKTGSGKSTLFHIIITNLALTCSPDQVEFYLIDFKKGVEFKCYAENKLPHARVVAIESDREFGLSVLQRVDDELKRRGDIFRKLGVQDVAGYKRSGATEPMPRSLLIIDEFQEFFVDDDTIAQTASLLFDRIVRQGRAFGIHVLLGSQTLGGSYSLARATLGQMVIRVALQCNEADAYLIMDENNAAPRLLSRPGEGIYNDAAGAIEGNSPFQVCWLSDEERDQWLVKVHEMAVAKNDEHPAPVVFEGNAPADVRENERLRHYLLKPPGAAPVAARCWLGAPNSIKGPTEAVFHRQSGNHLLVVGQRDEAAVTMLGMSMLSLAAQHPPGTLKIVLFHSANPGSQDAEFFDRVAGMIPHEVTMARGQDIGGAMETLAEELKTRAASAEHGADAPRTFLIVHGLHKFKKLRQEDDFSFSMDDSPASSPSAIFNNLITEGSGAGIHIITTVDTYNNLNRSISRKALGEFEMRVVFQMSANDSASLIDSPKAGNLGLHRALYYNEQEGTLETFRPYASPDATWLQQASEHLVARSELSTLLPSP; this is encoded by the coding sequence ATGACAGATATGCGAACCAGCCGGGGCATGCAGCTCCTGGAGACCTTGGAGAAGACCGTCGCGGAGTTCGCGAAGCGGGAGGATGAGCTTACAAAGGATCTGCGTGCCCGCCAGCAGGCCGTGGAGAGGCGGCTGCATGAGGCCTCCGGCCACACGGAGTCGCAGCTCGCCGCCCAGGTCGGGGAAACAGAGGCCGCCCTGCAGGCCCAGCAGGAGCGCATCGAAGCGAAATACGCCAGCCGCCGCGCCCGCGTCGAGCGCACGCAAAAGAACCGGGTGCGCAACCTTCCCCGTCGTGCGCGCCAGACACGCGACCGCTGGATGAGCGAGCTGCAGATGCAGCGTTTCCACCTGGAGCGGCAGTTGTCCTCCGAGCTCAATGCCCTGGAACACGGCATGGGAAATCCCGCGCAAAACGTCCCGGCCTTTACGGAGCGCCAGGACCAGGCGCGTCGACAGGCCGCCACGCTCTTCGGCGGGTACGGCGGATTCCTCCGCAGACTGCGACGCAAGTCACCGCGTGCGGGAGAGCCCGTGCCGCAGGACCCGGACGTGATTCATCAGATGCTGGTGGATGCCGGTGGGCATCTCGATGTGGCGGAGCAGGAACTGCCCGCCTTCCAGGCGCTGGGTTTGCCGAAGCTCTTCGCTACGGTGCCGTTGTGGATGATTTTTATTGTGTCGTTGATCATTGGCGCGGCCATTATCTACGTGCCGGGCGCGTCTCAGACGTCGATCACCATCGCAGCCATCGCGGCTGCCGCGATCTTCCTGGTGTTCTGGATCCTGCATCTCATGGGCGGAAGCCAGGGTGGCACCAGCGCCAAGCGCATCGCGGGCTCCCTCGTGGAGGCGCGGCGTTTGCTGGATCACGTGGCGGCAGGCTCGGACAAGCTGCGCGAGGATCTGAGGAAGCGCTACCAGGGTGCCATCGATGAGGCAAATGCCCACATCCAGGAGCAGAGCCAGCACGCGGACTCCGTGCAGAAGGATTTCGAGCAGCGGGAAAAGGCCCGCATCGAGATGCAGTATCCGCGAGCGCTTGGGCGCATCGATGCGGTGCGCGCCGCAAGGGTTGGGGCTATCTCCTCGCAGCGGCCCTCGCAGGTGCAGGCATTCCACGCACAGGCGGAGTCGCAGATGGCACAGGCTCGTGAACGCCATGCCACAGAATCCTCCGCCTACACCACCCATGAGCAGACCACGTGGGAGACGCTGCAATCCGATTGGGAGGCGCGCATCACGCCGCTGCATCAGGAGATTGTGCGGATGAACGAAACGGCGGATGCCGAGTTCCCCGCGTGGTCGCAGGTCACGGCGGACACATGGCAGCCTCCGCGGAACTTCACATCCTTCTCCCGCTTCGGCAGTCTGGAGGTGGATCTCGCCAAGCGCGTTTCCATTCCCAAGGACCCGCGTCTCGCGCTTCCCGCAGGCACGAAGTACACGCTGCCCCTCTCGCTCTCCATGCCGGATGAGGCCTCCGTGCTCTTCGAAGGTGGTATCTCCGGTGAGCCTGAAGTGGTGGGCACGCTGAACAACATCATCCTGCGCCTGCTTGCGAAGACACCTCCGGGGAAGGTGGCCTTCACGATCATCGATCCCGTGGGCCTTGGACAAAACTTTGCGGGCCTCATGCACCTCTCGGATTATGAAGAGGGCATCATCAACCGCCGTATCTGGACCCAGCGCGACCAGATTGAAGAGCGTCTCGCGGAACTGGGTGAGCACATTGAGAAGGTGATCCAGATGTACCTGCGCAACGAGTACGCAACCATCACGGAGTACAACGAGCAGGCAGGCAGCGTCGCGGAGAAGTACCACTTCCTCATTGTGGCGGACTTCCCCTCGAACTTCAGCGAAATCGCCGCGCGCAGGCTGCAGAGCATCGCCACCAGCGGACCACGCTGCGGGGTGTACACGCTCATCCACTGGGACCAGCGCCAGCCACTGCCAGATGGATTCTCGCCGGATGAATTGCAGCAGAGCAGCATCCGCCTGATCAAGCAGAAGGACCGCTTCACGCTTGGCTATCCGCAGGCGAAGACGGCCACCACGCTCACGCTGGATGCGCCACCTCCGGCGGAAGAGGCCGCTGCCTTGGCGCATCGCATCGGCAAGGCCAGCATCGACTCCAACCGTGTGGAGGTGCCCTTCGAGCAGATCACGCCCGCTCCCGATGAATTCTGGACGGGCGATACCACGAACGAGCTGCGCATCGCCATCGGCCGCACCGGAGCCACGAAGCTGCAGTACCTCTCCATCGGCAAGGGCACGCGTCAGCATGCGCTCTTCGCGGGTAAGACGGGTTCCGGTAAGTCCACCCTCTTCCACATCATCATCACGAACCTCGCACTCACGTGCAGTCCGGACCAGGTGGAGTTCTACCTCATTGACTTCAAGAAGGGGGTCGAGTTCAAGTGTTACGCGGAGAACAAGCTGCCGCACGCCCGCGTGGTCGCCATTGAGAGCGATCGCGAGTTCGGCCTCAGCGTGCTCCAGCGTGTGGATGATGAACTGAAACGCCGCGGCGACATCTTCCGCAAGCTGGGTGTGCAGGATGTGGCTGGCTACAAGCGCTCCGGCGCCACCGAGCCCATGCCGCGCTCCCTGCTCATCATCGATGAGTTCCAGGAGTTCTTCGTCGATGACGATACGATTGCGCAGACCGCATCACTCCTCTTCGACCGCATCGTACGTCAGGGTCGTGCCTTCGGCATTCACGTGCTGCTCGGTTCACAGACACTGGGTGGCTCCTACTCGCTCGCCCGCGCCACGCTGGGCCAGATGGTTATTCGTGTCGCGCTGCAGTGCAACGAAGCGGACGCCTACCTCATCATGGATGAGAACAACGCCGCGCCGCGCCTGCTTTCCCGTCCCGGTGAAGGTATCTACAACGACGCTGCCGGTGCCATCGAAGGAAACAGCCCCTTCCAGGTGTGCTGGCTCTCCGATGAAGAGCGTGACCAGTGGCTGGTGAAGGTCCATGAGATGGCCGTGGCGAAGAACGACGAACATCCCGCTCCGGTGGTGTTCGAAGGCAATGCGCCTGCCGACGTGCGCGAGAATGAACGCTTGCGTCATTACCTGCTCAAGCCGCCGGGCGCTGCTCCTGTGGCTGCGCGATGCTGGCTCGGCGCGCCGAACTCCATCAAGGGTCCCACCGAGGCGGTGTTCCATCGCCAGAGTGGCAACCACCTGCTGGTGGTCGGCCAGCGCGACGAAGCTGCCGTGACCATGCTCGGCATGTCCATGCTGTCGCTCGCCGCGCAGCATCCACCCGGCACGCTGAAGATTGTTCTTTTCCACAGCGCGAATCCCGGCTCGCAGGATGCGGAGTTTTTTGATCGCGTGGCCGGCATGATTCCACATGAAGTCACCATGGCCCGTGGCCAGGATATCGGCGGAGCGATGGAGACGCTTGCTGAGGAATTGAAGACCCGCGCTGCGAGTGCCGAGCATGGCGCGGATGCGCCGCGTACTTTCTTGATCGTGCACGGACTGCATAAGTTCAAGAAGCTGCGCCAGGAGGATGACTTCTCCTTCTCCATGGATGACTCTCCGGCTTCCAGCCCGAGCGCCATCTTCAACAACCTCATCACCGAAGGCAGCGGCGCAGGTATCCACATCATCACGACCGTGGACACCTACAACAACTTGAACCGCTCCATCAGCCGCAAGGCCCTGGGTGAATTCGAGATGCGTGTCGTCTTCCAGATGAGCGCCAACGACTCCGCCAGCCTCATCGACTCACCGAAGGCCGGCAACCTTGGTCTCCATCGCGCCCTCTACTACAACGAGCAGGAAGGCACCCTGGAAACCTTCCGTCCCTACGCCTCACCGGATGCCACCTGGCTGCAACAAGCCTCGGAGCATCTCGTGGCGAGATCGGAGTTGTCGACGTTGTTGCCGAGTCCGTGA
- the infA gene encoding translation initiation factor IF-1: protein MSSPFRPTLHSSELSSPAGAHFGPEQATRQPHRGGGGRGRGGSGGRGRGGPMGGGRFGRPGPEEPTNPEDAVEVEGTVAAVLAGTMFRVKLRNGHMVLAHISGKMRKRFIRLVIGDEVKLEMSPYDPDKARIVYRL from the coding sequence ATGTCTTCCCCGTTCCGTCCCACTCTTCACTCCTCCGAACTTTCTTCTCCTGCCGGAGCCCACTTTGGCCCCGAGCAAGCCACCCGGCAACCGCATCGCGGAGGTGGCGGGAGAGGCCGCGGTGGTTCCGGTGGTCGTGGTCGTGGCGGCCCCATGGGTGGTGGCCGGTTTGGCCGGCCCGGTCCCGAGGAACCCACGAACCCTGAAGACGCCGTGGAGGTGGAAGGCACCGTGGCCGCCGTGCTCGCGGGCACCATGTTCCGCGTGAAGCTGCGCAACGGCCACATGGTCCTGGCTCACATTTCCGGCAAAATGCGCAAGCGGTTCATCCGTCTTGTGATCGGAGACGAGGTGAAGCTCGAAATGTCCCCCTACGATCCAGACAAGGCGCGTATCGTTTACCGTCTGTGA
- a CDS encoding M56 family metallopeptidase, whose protein sequence is MNLILTYAGAALPAVLSASIAAAALVLVVQAIVWLANARLSPRWCHALWLVVFARLALPVLPEVPQGISPPKPTAHAVAQYISTLEEVPAKSMAEAPQRPRPDLEAQRLPNPAATPMMATPTAATPVQPVVWHWMEILAVIWIAVAVGMLGVVWVSSWYTVRRWRRASEPVPAKVTQVFHELCAELQIRKRPEVMLCPALAAPVLAGLWRPRILLPAQVAESFSVEQLRHVLAHELGHLRRRDLWLHAGVTVLQSLHWFNPFAWYAARRVRAAAERCCDEWVLQRLSLKQGRDYADTLLRVLENPGRAWPLPGIAAMAESKADLTHRIRALAKWGSLPKRWMFASACILGVLSFLALTVPGAEERNANDGKAAPLPTAELIVTVLDGKKEPLAGATVKMSGLRVVESPVSGYGWARREGIPLSFNTGKDGRAALKYPTQLEGGEHVDRLSFHVFANGKESRFTEVPVKEEPAPIQLEQAATLRVRALLPEDGKVVPRFLVVQGTRFDITRWQNEPDGSQICSELAPGVVRLRAVWHDKATGQTWFSKLHMATLKRGEEKQLDLKLLPAKVLKGTLDATVPRPVRGGSIHAYFAPTSMGQEYSLVWQSTTRVAEDGSFTIADCPPEDDAYVAAVCEGYFSTSPAEPPTGQQVATKVEAGSLGEKLTLMMRPTATLAVSVKVPDGSSAEGIKMMVCPNTSFGMMNTVYGYTGEWVGRKMASVSCEEQRRLVEDPWSEDMFAHLTQPTNAKGEVLFKNLPESSLSVMASSEVWELPPTEVEGTGHWYRFKNVALKAGENAATTVSLVKKGTTTLPKPPVPRGQVNSGPPREHRYVEQAAPTESPNPDIKAEKVAPDEFAGVVLDVNGKPIAKAHVLSYGVDDEKWMPTDEQGRFRYRIPGAKGRKTTDLVRIHAKGCSPVTLTQPTGEYGFITMTGDTLVEGVVKDTTGVPVKGVVVRMEQDRKCGQYVGQGWCHSMPYREATTDDAGRYRMFVEGDYYTVTVFGNALGTCEHGEVWVAKGEHKKMDFQGDPAVKLEADMVDAQTGEPVRDAELAILYFHMDKRWKGNGHGRVTVSGVFAGNCEFYPKHPGYARWWSEEAVKSWQRFEPEDNKKTKWQRNFDDLTFKVNAETAGKPVKIFMERAVIVRGRVLDPDGKPVAGATVDPAHTGTDNSLTGDTRFSAKTDAEGRYELRLPASNAAQYNLVAHDGKYQEWRTWANGVLPPVRTKPGEVLENVDIHLTRPGVVTGVVLDKEGRPVAGQRVRTNPVDRNENRYYDPETVTDKEGKFSLPFVRPGKHYLWARRMNHNPEDMKPEDLHIIEVKAGATLEVKARKYED, encoded by the coding sequence ATGAACCTGATACTCACTTACGCCGGGGCTGCCCTGCCGGCCGTGCTCAGCGCCTCTATCGCCGCTGCCGCGCTGGTACTCGTGGTGCAGGCAATCGTGTGGCTGGCCAATGCGCGTCTCTCGCCCCGCTGGTGCCATGCCCTGTGGCTGGTGGTATTTGCCCGTCTGGCCCTACCGGTGCTGCCGGAGGTGCCGCAGGGCATCTCGCCGCCGAAGCCCACTGCCCACGCCGTGGCGCAGTACATCTCCACCCTGGAAGAGGTCCCTGCAAAATCGATGGCGGAGGCACCCCAGCGGCCACGCCCGGATCTGGAGGCACAACGCCTGCCCAATCCTGCTGCTACGCCAATGATGGCGACTCCAACTGCCGCTACTCCTGTACAGCCCGTGGTCTGGCACTGGATGGAGATTCTGGCGGTCATCTGGATCGCGGTGGCTGTGGGGATGCTGGGTGTGGTGTGGGTCTCCTCATGGTACACGGTGCGCCGCTGGCGTCGCGCGTCTGAGCCTGTGCCCGCGAAGGTGACGCAGGTTTTCCATGAACTGTGTGCCGAGCTTCAAATTCGCAAACGACCCGAGGTCATGCTGTGCCCTGCACTCGCCGCACCGGTGCTGGCGGGCCTGTGGCGGCCTCGCATCCTGCTGCCTGCGCAGGTGGCGGAGTCTTTCTCCGTGGAACAACTGCGGCATGTGCTGGCGCATGAGCTGGGCCACCTGCGGCGGCGGGATCTCTGGCTGCATGCCGGGGTGACGGTGCTGCAGTCGCTGCACTGGTTCAATCCCTTCGCGTGGTATGCAGCCCGCCGGGTACGCGCCGCCGCAGAGCGCTGCTGTGATGAATGGGTGCTACAGCGCCTCTCGCTGAAGCAGGGCCGGGATTATGCGGACACCCTGCTGCGTGTGCTAGAGAATCCTGGACGCGCATGGCCACTGCCGGGCATTGCGGCCATGGCGGAATCCAAAGCGGATCTCACGCACCGCATTCGCGCGCTGGCGAAGTGGGGCTCGCTGCCGAAGCGCTGGATGTTTGCCTCCGCGTGCATCCTGGGAGTACTTTCGTTTCTGGCGCTGACCGTGCCGGGTGCGGAGGAGAGGAATGCGAACGACGGAAAAGCGGCTCCCCTTCCGACTGCTGAACTCATCGTGACGGTGCTCGATGGCAAAAAGGAACCGCTGGCGGGCGCGACAGTGAAGATGTCAGGCCTGCGTGTGGTAGAGAGTCCGGTGTCCGGCTATGGATGGGCCAGGCGCGAAGGCATTCCCCTCAGCTTCAATACAGGGAAGGATGGCAGAGCGGCCCTCAAGTATCCCACGCAGTTGGAAGGTGGCGAGCACGTCGACCGCCTCAGTTTCCACGTGTTCGCGAACGGAAAAGAGTCGCGGTTCACGGAAGTCCCTGTGAAGGAGGAGCCCGCTCCCATCCAGCTTGAGCAAGCGGCCACGCTGCGCGTGCGCGCCCTCCTGCCGGAGGATGGGAAAGTGGTGCCCCGTTTTCTGGTCGTACAAGGCACCCGGTTCGACATCACTCGATGGCAGAACGAGCCGGATGGATCGCAGATCTGCAGTGAGCTGGCACCCGGAGTCGTGCGGCTGCGCGCGGTATGGCATGACAAGGCCACCGGCCAGACATGGTTCAGCAAGCTGCACATGGCCACGCTAAAGCGCGGCGAAGAGAAGCAGCTGGATCTCAAGCTGCTGCCGGCAAAGGTGCTGAAGGGCACGCTGGATGCCACCGTGCCGCGACCGGTGCGGGGCGGCAGCATTCACGCGTACTTCGCGCCCACCAGCATGGGGCAGGAATACAGCCTGGTGTGGCAGTCCACCACACGGGTGGCTGAGGATGGATCCTTTACCATTGCCGACTGCCCGCCGGAAGACGACGCGTATGTGGCGGCGGTGTGCGAAGGATACTTTTCCACGAGCCCTGCGGAGCCGCCCACCGGTCAGCAGGTCGCAACCAAGGTGGAAGCAGGCAGCCTGGGCGAAAAGCTCACTCTGATGATGCGGCCCACTGCCACGCTCGCTGTCTCGGTGAAGGTCCCAGACGGGAGTAGTGCAGAGGGCATCAAGATGATGGTCTGCCCCAATACGAGCTTTGGGATGATGAACACGGTTTACGGGTACACCGGGGAATGGGTGGGGAGGAAAATGGCATCCGTGTCCTGCGAGGAACAGCGCCGGCTGGTGGAGGATCCCTGGTCGGAGGACATGTTTGCGCACCTCACGCAACCGACCAATGCGAAGGGTGAGGTGCTCTTCAAGAACCTGCCGGAGTCTTCACTGTCAGTCATGGCATCCTCGGAAGTCTGGGAACTGCCGCCCACCGAAGTCGAAGGCACCGGGCACTGGTACCGCTTCAAGAACGTGGCTCTTAAAGCTGGAGAAAACGCCGCGACTACCGTCTCCCTGGTGAAGAAGGGGACCACCACGCTTCCCAAGCCTCCGGTCCCCCGAGGACAAGTGAACTCGGGACCGCCGCGGGAGCATCGCTATGTGGAACAGGCAGCGCCAACCGAGTCTCCCAATCCGGACATCAAGGCGGAAAAGGTGGCGCCCGATGAATTCGCCGGCGTGGTGCTGGATGTGAATGGCAAGCCCATCGCAAAAGCCCATGTGCTCTCGTATGGGGTGGACGATGAGAAGTGGATGCCGACGGATGAGCAGGGCCGCTTCCGCTATCGCATTCCTGGAGCAAAAGGGAGGAAGACCACGGACCTGGTGCGCATCCATGCAAAGGGTTGCAGTCCGGTGACACTCACGCAGCCGACCGGCGAGTATGGATTCATCACCATGACCGGGGATACGCTGGTGGAAGGTGTGGTGAAGGATACCACCGGAGTGCCGGTGAAGGGTGTCGTGGTCCGCATGGAACAGGACAGGAAATGCGGCCAGTACGTGGGCCAGGGGTGGTGCCACAGCATGCCTTATCGTGAGGCAACGACAGATGACGCGGGACGGTATCGCATGTTCGTGGAAGGGGACTACTACACGGTCACCGTATTCGGCAATGCGCTGGGCACTTGTGAGCACGGGGAGGTGTGGGTGGCCAAGGGCGAACACAAGAAAATGGACTTCCAGGGAGACCCTGCAGTGAAGCTGGAGGCGGATATGGTGGATGCTCAAACGGGCGAACCTGTGCGGGATGCGGAACTGGCCATCCTCTACTTCCACATGGACAAACGCTGGAAGGGGAATGGCCATGGCAGGGTCACGGTGAGCGGCGTGTTTGCGGGCAACTGTGAGTTCTACCCGAAGCATCCGGGCTATGCGCGGTGGTGGAGTGAAGAGGCGGTAAAATCCTGGCAACGGTTTGAACCGGAGGACAACAAGAAGACCAAATGGCAGCGGAACTTTGACGATCTCACTTTCAAAGTGAACGCAGAGACTGCGGGAAAACCCGTGAAGATCTTCATGGAGCGCGCGGTGATCGTGCGAGGCCGGGTGCTGGATCCGGATGGCAAACCAGTGGCCGGCGCCACGGTGGACCCGGCACATACCGGCACGGACAATTCATTGACGGGTGACACAAGGTTCTCCGCGAAGACAGATGCGGAGGGCCGGTATGAACTGCGCCTGCCCGCGAGCAACGCGGCGCAATACAACCTGGTGGCTCATGATGGGAAATATCAGGAGTGGAGGACGTGGGCCAACGGAGTACTGCCACCCGTGCGTACGAAGCCCGGCGAGGTGCTGGAGAACGTGGACATCCACCTCACGCGTCCGGGTGTGGTCACAGGCGTGGTGCTCGACAAGGAGGGCAGGCCTGTGGCCGGACAGCGCGTGCGTACGAACCCCGTGGACCGGAACGAGAACCGGTACTACGATCCTGAGACGGTGACGGACAAGGAAGGGAAGTTCAGCCTGCCGTTTGTGCGCCCCGGGAAGCACTACCTGTGGGCGAGGCGAATGAACCATAATCCCGAGGACATGAAGCCGGAGGATCTTCACATCATTGAGGTGAAGGCCGGGGCGACGCTGGAGGTGAAGGCGCGGAAATACGAAGACTAG
- a CDS encoding RDD family protein — MSDYHLTIADKQSGPHSQFYIIQGIREGRLHGSELIWRLGLEGWQPLRELEDFSSYWPLTPEAQAKADAAKELARARTELDQPQPWLRFWARMLDLTWFFCAFTLFLGFTLPESAVQWLGRLDRPPIPLEPFVLLLYIPLEAWMLSRYGTTPGKSLLRIQVRTLPGSLPTFRQAMLRGWLVYLKGLALGLPFISMFMMLWWKYRLVQNRVTPWDESSEMRVEHGEPEPWRYVLLTGIVLGVAMTFLAVMVQKWPEFEAARRNYLSK; from the coding sequence ATGTCTGACTATCACCTCACCATCGCGGACAAGCAGAGCGGTCCGCACAGCCAGTTCTACATCATTCAGGGCATTCGCGAGGGTCGCCTTCATGGCTCTGAGCTCATCTGGCGCCTGGGTCTGGAAGGTTGGCAGCCACTTCGTGAGCTGGAGGACTTCTCCAGCTACTGGCCGCTCACACCGGAAGCCCAGGCAAAGGCCGACGCAGCGAAAGAGCTTGCCCGGGCCCGCACGGAGCTGGACCAGCCCCAGCCGTGGCTGCGCTTCTGGGCACGCATGCTGGACCTGACGTGGTTCTTCTGCGCCTTCACCTTATTTCTGGGGTTCACCCTGCCCGAGTCCGCGGTGCAGTGGCTCGGCCGCCTGGATCGCCCTCCCATCCCGCTGGAGCCGTTCGTGTTGCTGCTCTACATCCCGCTGGAGGCGTGGATGCTCTCCCGCTACGGCACCACGCCGGGGAAATCGCTCTTGCGTATCCAGGTGCGGACGCTTCCCGGCAGCCTGCCCACCTTCCGGCAGGCGATGCTCCGGGGCTGGCTGGTGTACCTGAAGGGGCTGGCGCTGGGCCTGCCGTTCATCTCGATGTTCATGATGCTCTGGTGGAAGTATCGCCTCGTGCAGAACCGCGTCACTCCGTGGGATGAGTCTTCCGAGATGCGCGTGGAACATGGGGAGCCCGAGCCGTGGCGCTACGTCCTTCTCACCGGCATCGTCCTGGGGGTCGCCATGACCTTTCTCGCTGTGATGGTGCAAAAGTGGCCTGAGTTCGAGGCGGCCCGGCGCAACTACTTGTCCAAGTAA
- a CDS encoding BlaI/MecI/CopY family transcriptional regulator produces MAGNRQKSTVSQAEWSVMETLWDDSPLTALDVAERVNRTQKKPMAIQTVKTLLARLVKKGAVTHRQQGNRYLYAPTNAREDYVAAESESFLQRIFRGAAAPMLAHLVNRSDLTPEEIADLRKLLDEKEGS; encoded by the coding sequence ATGGCTGGAAATCGACAAAAATCGACGGTGTCACAAGCCGAGTGGAGCGTGATGGAAACGCTGTGGGATGACTCCCCCCTCACGGCACTGGACGTGGCAGAGAGGGTGAACCGCACGCAAAAGAAACCGATGGCCATCCAGACCGTGAAGACGCTCCTGGCACGACTGGTAAAAAAGGGGGCGGTCACGCACCGGCAGCAGGGCAACCGGTATCTATACGCCCCCACGAATGCGCGAGAGGACTATGTGGCGGCGGAGTCAGAGAGCTTTCTGCAGCGCATCTTCCGCGGGGCAGCCGCACCGATGCTCGCCCATCTCGTGAACCGCTCGGATCTCACGCCGGAGGAGATCGCGGACCTTCGGAAACTTCTCGATGAAAAGGAGGGCTCCTGA
- a CDS encoding WXG100 family type VII secretion target: MAQAIMDPEEVRRFAKELKRFNDDVTVKAGALQARFNALASTWQDQEQEKFAEEFISTMKALKKFTEIAEKHTPFLLRKAQRIEQYLDQR; encoded by the coding sequence ATGGCCCAGGCAATCATGGATCCCGAGGAAGTGCGGCGCTTCGCCAAGGAGCTCAAGCGCTTCAATGATGACGTGACGGTGAAAGCCGGCGCGCTTCAGGCCCGCTTCAACGCGCTGGCGAGCACTTGGCAGGACCAGGAACAAGAGAAGTTCGCGGAGGAGTTCATCTCCACCATGAAGGCGCTGAAGAAGTTCACGGAGATCGCCGAGAAGCACACACCCTTCCTCCTGCGCAAGGCCCAGCGCATCGAGCAGTATCTGGACCAGCGATGA
- a CDS encoding NAD(P)H-dependent oxidoreductase subunit E, whose protein sequence is MLQVPAELEAKMDEVITHYPVSKRSAVLPLLHLIQHHFRYISEEAVTWVAAKLELEPIKVLEVVTFYPGFRQTAPGKFHIRVCRTLSCAMAGSYELMESLCKVANIDRSHADHHHPISVSPDGKYSIEFAECLASCGFGPVCMVEDDFHEAIQPDKAQDLLKQYQ, encoded by the coding sequence ATGCTGCAAGTCCCCGCAGAGCTCGAAGCGAAGATGGATGAGGTAATCACGCATTACCCCGTCTCGAAGCGCAGTGCCGTCCTGCCACTGCTCCACCTCATCCAGCACCACTTCCGCTACATCAGCGAGGAGGCGGTCACCTGGGTCGCGGCGAAGCTGGAGCTGGAGCCCATCAAGGTGCTGGAAGTGGTGACCTTCTACCCCGGCTTCCGCCAGACGGCGCCCGGCAAGTTCCACATCCGCGTGTGCCGCACGCTCTCGTGCGCCATGGCGGGCAGCTATGAGCTGATGGAGTCCCTCTGCAAGGTGGCGAATATCGACCGCTCCCACGCGGATCACCATCATCCCATCTCGGTCAGCCCGGATGGCAAGTACAGTATCGAGTTCGCCGAGTGCCTTGCAAGCTGCGGCTTCGGCCCCGTGTGCATGGTGGAGGATGATTTTCATGAAGCCATCCAGCCGGACAAGGCTCAGGACCTGTTGAAGCAGTACCAGTAA
- a CDS encoding ribonuclease H-like domain-containing protein, with protein MAGSIVYFDLETQRTANDVGGWSNKHQMGMSIGVTYNTGQGAYNIYSEQTVNQLIAELRSASLVIGFNHVSFDYGVLGGYYAFDLAMELRSLDLMVDLEKELGHRPKLEDVAVATLGVGKTAEGLQAIRWWQQGKLAEIAEYCAYDVKVTKCVHEYGAQHGHVKYKDRNGREQQLAVNWTL; from the coding sequence ATGGCAGGCAGCATCGTCTACTTCGACCTCGAAACCCAGCGTACCGCAAATGACGTGGGCGGCTGGTCGAACAAGCACCAGATGGGCATGTCCATCGGCGTGACCTACAACACTGGTCAGGGCGCGTACAACATCTACAGCGAACAGACCGTGAACCAGCTCATCGCCGAGCTGCGCTCCGCCAGTCTCGTGATTGGGTTCAATCATGTGAGCTTCGACTACGGCGTGCTCGGCGGTTACTACGCCTTCGACCTCGCGATGGAACTGCGCAGCCTGGACCTCATGGTGGATCTGGAAAAGGAGCTCGGCCACCGCCCCAAGCTGGAGGACGTCGCCGTGGCCACCCTCGGCGTCGGCAAGACCGCCGAAGGCCTCCAGGCCATCCGCTGGTGGCAGCAGGGCAAGCTGGCAGAGATCGCCGAGTACTGCGCCTACGACGTGAAAGTCACCAAGTGCGTGCACGAATACGGCGCCCAGCACGGCCATGTGAAATACAAGGACCGCAACGGCCGGGAACAGCAGCTCGCGGTGAACTGGACGCTGTAA